The DNA sequence GGGAATCGTGATCCCGTTGATTTCTCCTGCCGAGGCGAGGCGCGTGCTGCGCGAAGCCGACTGCCTGCACAGCCGCGAGGCGGTCGAGACCGCAATCGACCGCCTTGCTCAGAACACGGCCGAAGTCCTTGCCGAGCGCAATCCCCTGGTCCTCGGGGTGATGACCGGCTGTGTGGTGCTGCTGGGAGGCCTGCTCTCGCGCTGGTCGTTCCCGATGCACCTCGACTACGTGCACGCAACCCGCTACCGGGGCGACACCCGCGGCGGGCCGCAACTCCACTGGCTCGCGCAACCGCAGACCCCGATCGCCGACCGTACGGTGGTACTGGTCGACGACATCCTGGACGAAGGCGTGACCCTCGACGCGATCCGCCGGCATTGCCTCGACCAAGGGGCCGAGCAGGTGTTCAGCATCGTGCTGGTGGACAAGGCGAACCCGAAGCGCGATCCGCGCATCACCGCCGACCACGCGGCGTTGCAGGCGCCCAACCGGTATCTGTTCGGCTACGGCATGGACTACCATGACTACCTGCGCAACGCTCCGGGCGTGTTTGCGGTACGGGGAACCTGAGTCCCGGATTCCAGGCCAACCCCGGCGATTCCGATCGAAACCCAGGGCGTTGTGGTCGGCCTCGGCCCTGCGCATCGTTTCATTACGGGGTGCCGGCCCCGAGTCATTGGACGGGCGACGGGGCACAGGCCCCGGGTCATTAAACGGGGCGCAGGCCCCGATGAGGAAAGCGCATGAGCGACGCAGGTCTGGCGATCATCGGCGGCACGGGGCTGACTCGGCTCAAGGATCTCGAAATCACCCGCCGCGAAGTGATGCACACCCCCTACGGTGAGCCTTCCGGGCCGCTGACCTACGGCCGTTACCACGGCCACGAGGTCATCTTCCTGCCTCGTCACGGGGCTCAGCACACGATTCCACCGCACCAGGTGAATTACCGGGCCAACCTCTGGGCGCTCCGGAACGCCGGCGTCGACACCGTGCTTGCGATCGCCGCGGTCGGCGGGATCACCGCAGAGATGGCACCCGGTGTGATCGCGGTACCCGACCAGATCATCGACTATACCTGGTCGCGCTTTCACACCTTCTTCGAGGGTGACGGGAACGAAGGCGTGACCCACGTCGACATGACCTATCCCTACAGCCAGGAACTCCGGGAGACGCTGATTGCAGCGTCGCGGGAGCTCGGTCTCGGGGCGGTCGAGCAGGGCACCTACGCCGCGACCCAGGGGCCCCGCCTGGAGACCGCGGCCGAAATCGATCGACTGGAGCGCGACGGCTGCGACCTGGTGGGCATGACCGGTATGCCCGAGACGGCCCTGGCGCGCGAACTGGAGCTGCGCTATGCCTGTTGCGCGGTGGTTGCGAACTGGGCCGCGGGCCGGTCGGAAGGCGTGATCACGATGGACGACATCGCGCGCAACCTCGAAACCGGGATGGCGCGGGTGAAGCGGCTCTTGCCGGAAGTGATCTCCCGACTCTGAGAGGCTCTCCGCCGGAACGCAGACGCATGGCCGGAAATTGGCCGGTGGAATCGAGAGGCGCGGGCAACTAGCCACCGGCACCAGGGCACAGCCTCCGTATACCGTGCGCTTCAGTCATTGGGAACTTGGGAGAGCGAGTGGTGCGTCTCCCGGATCCGCCGAACGCCCAGGCACGCATCGAATTTAACATAATATACATTATGCGAAGTCGGATTCGCGGCTGTGGCTGGCAGTGCCTAGGCTACTGCGGCCCTGGCTCGCCCTGCGGCTCGATCAGTTGCCAGCGCGACAGCAGTGCCGGCCCGCGCACCTCCGCTCCGAGTGCACGCAGCCACTGGGCGACCCGGGTGTTCGAGTTGTTCCGCCAGGTATACGGCTCCGGGTGCGGTGCAAACACGAGATCGTACATCGCCACGTACCGGTGCCGTTCGGGCTTGCGCGCGTGCAGTGCGTCGAGTTCGTCGCGCAGCCGATCGGCATCGGCACCGGAGACTCGCAACGGGTACACCGCCTGAACGCCCACCCGCAGCTGCGCCAGCAATGCCGGCTCCTCCGGAGGCCCCCTTAACTCCCGACGTGCCAGCGTCGCCGGGGTCCTCAGGAACAGCGCAGCCAGCGCCGATCCGATCCTCATGTCCTGATCGGCATAGAAGCGCCAGTCGCCGTAGGCATAGCGAACCATCGAACCCGCCGGCGTGGCGACCACCAGGCTGGTATGCCGGCCATGGTCCAGCAGGAACACCGCCCGCGGATCGTCCACCTGCAGAGGCGGCTGGACCGGGGTCGCAGAACATCCCTGTATCAGAACAATGACCAACAGAAGTAAGGCCGTTTCGAGAATTCGACGCGGTCGCGGCACTGTGCGGTCCCCTTGCATCGGCTCCGGCATACCGCGGCCGCGGAATCCCCGATCGGCCTCAGTGTGCCTGGGCGATTTCTGTGAAACGAAACGCCATTCGATCGATCGCCTTAGCGTGAAAGTCACGGCCTGTCTCGTGTCCCGGGCAACCCGTAGGGCGGAAAAGCGCAGCGTCATCCGCCGCTCGGCGTTCGCGCCTGCGCGGCGCCTGCGGCAACCCCGGCGCCAGCTGGCGGATGACGGCCTTCGGCCTTTTCCGCCCTACGCCTCTTTCATCATCGGGGGTGGCCACAGGGGTCATGGCAGTTAGCCCTTGGAGTCCGCCGACGCCATGGCGGTACGGATGGCCTGCAGCATCGGCTCGGGATCCCGGTAATCGATCGGGATCGGCCGGTACCCGCGCGCGTCCCAGAAGACCAGCGCCGGAAAACTCTCGACATCCATCTCCCGCGCCAGTGCGATCTCGGCATCCAGTTCCTGCTGCACCGATTCCGACTGCAGCGCTTCGCGGAACTGATCGATGTCCAGGCCCAGTTCTTCGGCCAGCGCAATCAGGGTCGCCTGATCCGACGGATTCCGTGCCTGGGTGTAGTACGCGCGCTGAATCGCGGTGTTCATCGGGTATTCCCACTGCTCTCCCTGGCACCGGGCCGCGATCACCGCGCGGCAGGCGGCATAGGTGGCGCGCCGCGGAACGCACTCGGTCCAAAACGCGAAGTTGAGTTCGGTGTCGGGTACATGCTGCTGGATCCTGCGCCACGACGACTGCACCATCTCGCGCAGGTCCTCGGACATGGGTTCGTCGGTATCGGGTGCCAGCCCTCCAAGCAGCCGGCGGACCTCGATCTCCGGAGGCAGGCGTTGCAGAAGTTGTCCCAGCACCGGTGCCATCGCCCAGCACCAGCTGCACATCGGGTCGTGCACGTAATAGAGCACGGGTTTCTCAGGGAAGGAATTCATCGCGACTGCGTTCTCCTGTCCAGGTCACAGGTGTACCACGAATCGGCGGCCGTTACCGGCCACGGGTGGAAATCGGGAATTTCGGGTCGACGCGACGGGTTGCCCGCGCACCGGCCACCACGCCAGCGCCGGGCGGCGTCTGCGCCCTGCCCTACCGTTCGGGCTCACCGGCCGGTCGCTGTTGCTCCGGGCGCAACCGGGGGGTGAAATAGTCGTCGGCTTCGTCCAGGTCGACCGGCTTGCCCTCGCGGTCGACCAGCGGCTGCTCGTAATCCTTCCACCCCCGCAGGCCCGTCTTCAGGCTGAATATCTGTTCGTACCCCAGCAGTTTCAGGCTCGCGCCGGCCAGCAGGCTGCGGTTGCCCGAACGGCAGACGAGCACGACATCGCGGTTGCGGGCCCGCACCAACTCCGGCACGGTCTCCTCGTAGTCCCACTCGCAAGCCGACTCGAGGATCCCGCGCGGCACGTTGATCGATCCCTCGATGTGCATCGCGTCGAATTCGTAGGGCTCGCGGACATCGACCACCAGAGTGTCGGGATCGGCCGACAGTTTCTCCTCGAGATCCCACGGCATCAACTCCGGCACATCCCGACAGCAGTCGTTGACCAGATCCATGAACTTCTTCATCGCGTGATCCCCGTATCGGCTAGCTCTTGATGTCGTCGGCAGCGCCGCTGGCCTGGCCACTGCCGCGGTCCGGTGCCGGTCTCGATCGCACGGAACGCCCCGTGCGCGCTCGCAGTCAGGGGCACAGGCGGTCGAGATGCGGAAACAGGCCACCGGTGACCGGATCCAGTGCCATTCGCAGTCCCGAACCCACCGCATCGGTGTTGCCGAAGATCGGCGCCAGCAACGGCTCGCCGACCAGCCCCATGACCAGCAAGCTCTCGAGCAGTAAACGATCCTCGGTGGGCAGCGCGTCGTCCAGCTCGCGGAACTGCCTGCAGCGTTCCGGATCGGCGACACAGGCGTCCATCCGGGCGGCATCGTCGATCAGATGCTCGATGCGGCGGTGTCCGGCCGCACTGGGCCGGATCGGAGCGAAATAATCCTCGATCGCCTCGAACAGATGCACGACCACGCCCTGATCGGAGCATTTCGACAGCGCGAAGCGCACCGTGTCGAGGTACGCCTGTCCCGGGGCGTCGAGGCTGCGCCGCAACTGGGCCGCAAACACGTTCCCCTGCCCGGCCGCGGCCTCGAGCACCGGCGCGAGATCGCCGTGGCGCGGGTGTGGCGCCCGGTCGTGCGGCAGCCTATCGGGCAGGGTCTTCAGGAAACCGACCCGATAGGCGGTTTTGCGCTGTCCCTTTTTCCATAGATCGAGCCGCACCGGCTCGTCGATCAGCCCCGGCTGGAGCACCAGACGTACCGATTCGACCATCTGCGCCGGTTGTTCCTCGTAGGCGAGAAATTCGACCAGAAACTCGGCGAGAACGCGCGCCATGCTGCCGTTGACAACCGCCTCGCGCCGGAGCATCGCCCGGGCATGGTCCGACGACTGCAGCAGCCACCACGCGCGGCTGGCGAGTTCGTCGGTCAGCCCGCTCGCGTGCACCACCGCCGCCAGCGCCTCCGGTTCCCCCAGCTTCAGCAGGCCCTCCAGGCTCTCGGCGCGCGCGTGCCCTACCCTGCGCGTCCAGCGCTTCAGGTAGGCCGGGTAGCCGTGCGGCACTCCCAGCACCGCGCTCGAAATCACCTCGCGTACCTGGCGCAGGTACTTGTCGTCCGGGCAATTCGGGTTCAGCACGATGCGCGCCTCGCCGCGCCCGGTCAGTGCGTGCACCGTCATTTTGCCCTCGTCGATGCGCAGCGCGCGCAGATCCTGCTTCAGCAGGACATTCAGGCGCAGACTGTCTTCGGGGGTCAGCATGGCTCAGTTCAACTGGACGCGCTGGCCCCAGGGCACGGATGCCTTGCCCTTGACCAGCCAGATCACTGGGTAATGTGGCGGCATCCGCGGGAACGAGCCCTCGGCGTCGGTGAAATAGACGAGCAGATCCGGCGCCCGATCGAGCCGATCGGCCCACTCGAACACCGGCTTGAAGTCGGTGCCGCCGCCGCCCCTGAACGATGTCGGCACCTCGAGTGTCTCCCAGGCCTCGAACGTCCACGGCCCATCCGGGCACAGGCGCTCGTCGCAGGCCTGCAGCACCACGCGGGCCCGGATCTGGCCCTTGATCGCGTCGATTTCGGAGACGAACTCGGCGATTTCCTCGCCGGTGATCGACCCGCTGGAATCGACGGCGACCACCACCTCGAGCTGGTGGCTGCGCAGGCTGGGAAAGATCGCCGGCTCGCCCCGACGCGACGAGGGTCGCGTGTAGCTGTAGTCATCACGCGCCTGCGCGGTCATGTAGTGCGCAAGCAGCATGCGCCAGGGCAGCCTCGGCTCCAGCACGTAATCGACCAGCCTTGCCAGATCGCCGCTGAGCTTTCCGGCCTGCATCGCCTGCTGTGCAGCCCCGGCCAGGCGCTGCTTCCACTGGACCTCGAGCGTCTCGCGCTCCTGCGCGCTCAGCGGCGGCGGCTCGTGGGCGCCCTCGCGATCCTCGTCGACGCCGTCCTGCGGCTGGGCCTGCTCGTCGGTCTCGGTCTGCGGCCGCTGGGCCTTGCCCTGGTCGTCGTCCGGCTGCTGTTCCGGCGGGGGCGGCTGCTCGCCCTTGCCGCTGCTCTGTTCCTCGGGTTTGTCGTGCAGGGTCTCCTCGTTGCTCGAGTCGTTCTCGTTGTCGACCAGGAACGGGTAGATCTCCTCGGCGGTCATGCCGTCGTACGCGTGGCTGTACAGCGCGCCCGGCGGGGCGGTCAAACCGTCGTGGATCAGGATCGGATTCACCGCGAAGTCGCAGGCGAGGTCCCACAGGTGTTTGACCCGGTGGCCCCGGCGCGCAAAGTGCAGCAGCGCGCAGTGCAGCGCCTCCTGCGCGAGCACGAACTGCGTCTCGGCCAGTGACAGGTGCTCGATGTACTCGACGTTGTAGTACAGCTTCCGGGCATCGGTGGCCGTGGTCTTGCACCAGTCCGGCCGCGCCTGCTGCAGCGGCAGCCGCAGCACCAGTGCGCCCAGAAACGGCTTGTCGATGATCAGCCGCGTGCGCGCCGCTGCCAGTTTGGTCTCGACGTCGAGTTTCAGCACCACCGCGCGTCCTGTTCGTTCACGCCTCGTAGAGCATCAAGTCGGCGACCCGTTCCGACCACTCGGCGAACTGCGGCACCGAGAACAGCTCGTCGCCCAGTGCCCGGTGCATGTCGGTCACCATCATGATGCCCATCTCGCGCTGCGGGAACGTGCTAGCGTAGTTCAGGATATTTCCCTGCACCTCGACCGACGACGCGGTTCCCCGCGCGCGGATCGCCCGGCCGACCAGCGCCGCCGCGACCGCGTACTGCAGGTCGATCTCGCGCGGCGCGTCCACGGACTCGCCGCGCACGATCGCGTCCAGGTCGGGCATCTGGTCGAGATGGGCGATGAATGCGTTGAGTTCGATTCCGGCCGCCTGCCCCACGCAGGCCTGCAGCGAGCCGCTGAGCAGTTCCGGGTGTGTCTCGAACTTCTGCAGTGCCCGGTGCGCAAACTCCCAGGAGCGCGGCGACGGGAATGCGACCGGGTTGTGCGCCGGGTCGAACTCGAACAGCAGGTCCGGGCGGAAGCGGATGAAGGCGATGACGCGGTCGTCGATCCCACGCGCGTAGGCCCAGGCCGCCCAGTCGTCGACGTTCAGCTCGACCTCGAAATGCGAGAAGCGGTTCGCCAGCGGTGCCGGCATCGTGTAGGTCACGCCGCGGTCGCCCTGACGGTTGCCGGCGGCGAAGATCGCCCAACCCGGCGGCACCTCGTAGGCGCCGAGCCGGCGGTCCAGGATCAGCTGGTAGGCAGCGGCCGACACGCTCGGCGGCGCCGAGGTGATCTCGTCCAGGAACAGGATGCCCGACGCGCCTTGCCGGTCGGCGTCCGGCAGCATCGACGGCACCGCCCATTCGACCAGGTCGCCGTCCTTGAACGGGATCCCGCGCAGGTCCGAAGGCTCCATCTGCGAGAGGCGGATATCGATCAGCGGCACTCCATTGCGGGCCGCGACCTCCGCGATCATTTGCGATTTCCCCACACCGGGCGGCCCCCAGAGCATTACCGGGGTGTGGTGTCCCTCGAGGGTACTGGCAAACTCGCGGTCAAGCACTTGCAGCAAATGCGCGGGTCGCATCGCTCCTCCAATCGGTCTCGTAGTCGTCGCCGGCAACCGCCCTGCTGCGGAAAACCCGGCATCGCGTAAGCTGCACCGGCCCTGGCAGACCCGGCGCAGGTTCCGCCTCTGCCTGCGCACCGCAATTTCTGCGGGGCAGTGGTGATCGGTGCCAGGCGTCCGGCCCGCCTGCAATCGAGAGGGCGGCCGGCGCCAGCCAGCGACGCAGACTACGGGGTTCGCCCGGTGATTTCCACTGCACCTACAGGGGGCGGTTTTTTCGCGCCAGACCGGGCCCGTGCACCCCAGGCGAGCAGCGCCGGCGTTAACGTGAAAGAACCCGCGGCGCGCGTCCGGGGTGACCTGTAGGGCGGAAAAGCGCAGCGTCATCCGCCGCTCGGCGTTCGCACCTCCCCGGCGCCTGCGGCAACCCGGGCGCCGGATGGCGGATGACGGCCTTCGGCCTTTTCCGCCCTACGATTCTTTCATCATCGGGGGTGGCTGCCCGCGCCATGAAAGTTCGCGTGAAAGAACCCGCGGCGCGCGTCCCGGGTGACCTGTAGGGCGGAAAAGCGCAGCGTCATCCGCCACATGGCATTCGGATCGCCCCGCGCGGCCTGCGGCAACCCCGACGTGGGAATGGCGGATGACGGCCTTCGGCCTCTTCCGCCCTACGCCTACGCCTCTTTCATCATCGGGGGTGGCTGCCCGCGCCACGAAAGTTAGCGTGAAAGAACCCGCGGCGCGCGTCCCGGGCGACCCGCAGGGCGGAAAAGCGCAGCGTCAGCGGGGTCGCGATCAGCAGGCCGCGCGCGTCAGGCGCGCACTGCCCGTTCGATGCCCTCGCGCATCACGTCGGCCAGGAAGTCGATCTGCTCCGGGGTGATCACATAGGGCGGCATCAGGTAGCTGACATGGCCCAGCGGCCGCAGCAGCGCGCCACGGGTGAGTCCGTAACGGTAAATGTGCAGCCCGCGCCGCTCCTGCCAGGGAAACGGCGTGCGCGAGGCCTTGTCCTGCACCAGTTCGACCGCGGCAATCATGCCGGTCTGGCGCACTTCGGCGACGTGCGGATGCTCGCGCAGCGGTGCCAGCGCCTCGCCCATGTGCCGGGCGAGATTCCGGTTGCGCGCCAGCACCGGCTCGCGGTCGAAGATGTCCAGCGTCGCCAGCGCCGCGCGGCAGGCAAGCGGGTTGCCGGTATAGGAATGCGAGTGCAGAAACGCGTTGAGCCGCTCGTAGTCGTCGTAGAACGCGTCGTAGACCTCGTCGGTCGTCAGCACCACCGCGAGGGGCAGGTAGCCTCCGGTCAATCCCTTGGACAGGCACAGGAAATCAGGGCTGATCGGCCCCTGTTCGCAGGCGAACATCGTTCCGGTGCGCCCGAAGCCGACCGCGATCTCGTCGGCGATCAGGTGCACGTCGTAGCGGTCACAGGCCGCGCGCAGCAGCCGCAGATACTCGGGATCGTGCATGCGCATGCCGCCCGCGCACTGCACCAGCGGTTCGACGATCACCGCGCAGGTCTCGTCGGCGTGCTCGGCCAACGCCCGTTCCATCTGCGCGAACTGGCGCCGCGCCACGTCCGCGCAGGTTTCGCCCGCTTCCCGCTCGAAGCAGTCGGGTGCCGGTACGGTGATTACCGGCATCATCAGCGGCGCGTAGGTCGATCGATACAGTTCCACCGCGCCCACGGCCAGCGCACCCAGCGTCTCGCCGTGGTAGCTGTTGCTCAGGCAGATGAAGCGCTGCTTCTCCGGGTGTCCGCGGTTTCTCCAGTAATGGAAGCTCATTTTCAGCGCCACTTCGACCGCCGCGCTGCCGTTGTCGGCGAAAAAGCAGCGCGTCAGGGGTTCCGGAGTCTTCTCGATCAGGCGCTCCGAGAGCTGGACCACCGGTTCGTGGGTACAGCCGGCCAGGATCACGTGTTCCAGCTCGTCGAGCTGGTCGCGGATGGCCGCGTTGATGACCGGGTTCGCGTGTCCGAACAGGTTGACCCACCAGGAGCTGATCGCATCCAGGTAGCGCCTGCCGTCGAAGTCCTCCAGCCAGACCCCCTCGCCGCGACGGATCGCCAGCAGCGGGAGGCTGCCCTCCTCGCCGTAATCCTTCATCTGCGTGCAGGGGTGCCAGAGGGCCGCCAGGTCGCGGCGTGTCAGCGAGCGGGAATTCATGGGCACAGTGTAGCAATCCGGCGCGCCGCCGCGGCGGGTTGCGCCGGCAGGGATACCGGCAAGGCCTCGGCCGCCGGCGGGCGCGCGGCCAGGCACCGCGGCCCCGTTGCAGGGCCGCGGCCGATGGCGATCAGTTCAGCCAGCGCTCGAGCATTTCCGGGTTCGCTTCCACCCACTGACGCGCGTTGTCGTAGGGATCACCGCCCTCCTCGTTCATCACCATCAATTCCGCCATTTGGGTCGGAGTCCAATGGAAGCGGTCGAGAATCGCGTAGGCCTCGGGATGGTCGTCGCCGAGACCCGCGCGCACGATCGTATGGATCGTTTCTTCGCCACCGTAGATGCCTTTCGGATCCTCGAGGTATTTCAGCTCCCAGCGCCCTTCCTTCCAATGCGGCGTCCAGCCGGTGACCACGACCCAGTCCTGGTTGCGGATCGCATCGCGCAACACTCCGGTCATCGTGGCATCGGAGCCTTCCACCAGCGACAGATCCAGCCCGTACTCCTCGATCGCCGTCTCGGTGGTGCTCATGATCCCGGCGCCGGGATCGATGCCGATGATGCGGCCGTCGAAGCGGTCGGCGTGCTCGTTGAGCTGCTCGATCGAATCGATCTCGACATACGCGGGCACGACCAGGCCGATCCGTGTGCCCTCGAGGTTCGGGCCGAGATCCTCGACCCGATCGGCCACCTGCTCGAGGTAGTGGCCATGGGTCGTCGGAAGCCATGCGGCGACGAAGGCGTCCTGGTCCCCGGAGGCGGTGGACTGCCACATCGCCGCAGCGCTGACCGACGTCATGTTGACGTCGTAGCCGGCCTCCTCCAGCACGACCCGGATCACATTGGTGCTCGCGACCTCGCTGGCCCACTCGACGTAGACCAGGTCGATGGTGTCCGCGCGATCGCGCGGTGCACAGGCGCCCAGGGCCAGCGCCAGGGTCAGGCCGCCTATGGCCGCCACGCTCGTGGTTGTGTTCAATCGCATCGCTTGTCTCCTTGTGTGGGTCATGAGTGGGTCTTGCGTTTCTGCCCGATCCGCTGGGTCACCCGGTCCAGGATCATCGCGACGATCACGATCGCGATGCCCGCCTCGAATCCGGCACCCGGCTGCAGGCGCTGGATCGCGCGCCAGACTTCGCCGCCGAGGCCGCCCGCGCCGATCATCGCCGCGATCACGACCATCGACAGCGCCAGCATGATGGTCTGGTTGATCCCCGCCATGATGGTCGGGACGGCCAGCGGCAACTGTACCTTGAACAGCTTCTGGCGCCGGGTCGCGCCGAAGGCGTCGGCCGCCTCGACCAGTTCGCGCGGCACCTGCCGGATGCCAAGCGTGGTCAGGCGGATCGCCGGCGGCATCGAGAAGATCACGGTGGCGAACATGGCCGACACCTGGCCGAGGCCGAAAAACGGGATTGCCGGAATCAGGTAGACGAACGCCGGCATCGTCTGCATGAAATCCAGCACCGGCATGATCGCGCGATGGAAGCGCTCGGACAGCCCGCCCAGGATCCCGATCGGCATCGCGATGGCCACCGCGACCGCGGTCGCGAACAACACCAGCGTCAGGGTCTCCATCGTCGCGTGCCACAACTGGAGGTTCCACAGAAACAGCAGTCCGGCCGCGGTGCCGATACCGACCCGGCGCCCGGCGACCCACCACGCGAGTGCCGCGAACGCGGCGATCACGATCCAGGGTGGCGGAAGCGTCAATGCCCCGACCACCAGCTCCACTCCGTTGCCGAGCACGGTACTGATCGCGCGGGTGACGAAGGCGAACTGGTCGGTCAGCCAGTCCAGGCCGTCATCGATATAACGGGCCAGCGGGAACTTGTCCACGAACGGAAAATCCTGGCTCATGCGGCCGGCGCCTCGTCGATGGCTCCGCCTGCTTCGGATCCCGCTTCCGGTTCCCGGCCATTGCCGCGGCCCCGGCTGTCGGCCAAAGCCGCGAGCACGTTGCTCCGCACCACCGTTCCCAGCAGGCGGCCGTTCTCCGGATCGATCACGGACACCGGAACACGCGTGTCCACCAACCGCTCGATCAGGCCCGTCAGCGGTTCGTCGGGCCCTACGTGGGGCGCGTCGGTGCGCAGGATGCCGGAGATGTCCCGGTCTCCCCGCTGGATCGCGCTGGCCGCGTCTTCCGCGAGCACGTATCCGGCCAGAGTCTTGTCGCGGTTCAGCACCAGCAGGCTCGAGTAGCTGACGCGCTCCATGTTGTGCAGGACCGCGCGGGGCCCTTCGTGCACGAAGGCGAGCACGCCGGGGTCGCGCATCACCGTTGCGGCCGTCAGCACCTGGGACTTGTCGACATCCTCGACGAACCGCTCGACGTAGCGGTTCGCCGGGGACTCGAGGATCTCTTCCGGCGTGCCGATCTGGACCACGTATCCGTCCTTCATCAATACGATCCGGTCACCGAGCTTCAGCGCCTCGTCGAGATCGTGGGTGATGAACACGATGGTCTTGCGCACACGCGCCTGCAATGCGATCAGTTCCTGCTGCATGTCGCGCCGGATCAGCGGGTCGAGCGCGCTGAACGCCTCGTCCATCAGCAGGATGTCGGGGTCGACCGCCAGCGCGCGCGCGAGCCCGACGCGCTGCTGCATGCCGCCGGACAACTGGTCGGGATAGGCGTGTTCCCAACCGTCCAGCCCGACCTGGCGCAAGGATTCCTGGGCACGGGAGGCGCGGTCCGCCGGTGTTGCACCCTGCACCTCCAGGCCGAACGCGACGTTGTCGACGATCGTCTTGTGCGGGAACAGCGCGAAGTTCTGGAAGACCATGCCGAACTTGCTGCGGCGCAACGCCCGCACCTCGGAGTCGCTCAGCCGGGCAATGTCCCGACCGTCGATCTCCACCGATCCCGAGGTCGGCTCGATCAGCCGGTTGATGCAGCGAATCAACGTGGACTTGCCGCAGCCGCTCAACCCCATCACCACCACGATTTCGCCCTGGTCGACATCGAACGAGACGTTCGCGATGCCGAGGGTCAGGCCAGTGCGCGCAAGAATCTCCTTGCGGTCCAGCCCCTGTTCCAGCAGCTTCAGCGCCGGCCCCGCGGGCTCCCCGAAGAACTTGGTCAAATCGCGGATGCGGATCTTCGGCATGGTGACCGTCTCCTTCCAGCCGTTGGGGCCGGCGTGTGCCACCGCTCGGCGGGCTGCATGCGGCCAGGCGACCGGCTCACCGCGTGCACGCCGCCTTCGCTTCAGGCGGCCGGCTTCATCGACGCGAACTCGTCTTCGAAGAAGAACCTGGGCTCGTTGAAGGCCGGTCGCAGCTGGTCCAGCCAGGTCGCCTGCGGATCGAACTTCGCGAAGAACGGGCGTTGCACCCAGTCCGGGTTGCGTCCCTGCACGAAACGCAGAACGAAGACCTTCTCGCCATGGACCTCGGTCACGCCCTGCACCTCGACCTTGCCCGGGCCGGCACTCATCGACGGCCCGCGCG is a window from the Thioalkalivibrio paradoxus ARh 1 genome containing:
- a CDS encoding glycine betaine ABC transporter substrate-binding protein — encoded protein: MRLNTTTSVAAIGGLTLALALGACAPRDRADTIDLVYVEWASEVASTNVIRVVLEEAGYDVNMTSVSAAAMWQSTASGDQDAFVAAWLPTTHGHYLEQVADRVEDLGPNLEGTRIGLVVPAYVEIDSIEQLNEHADRFDGRIIGIDPGAGIMSTTETAIEEYGLDLSLVEGSDATMTGVLRDAIRNQDWVVVTGWTPHWKEGRWELKYLEDPKGIYGGEETIHTIVRAGLGDDHPEAYAILDRFHWTPTQMAELMVMNEEGGDPYDNARQWVEANPEMLERWLN
- a CDS encoding ABC transporter permease — its product is MSQDFPFVDKFPLARYIDDGLDWLTDQFAFVTRAISTVLGNGVELVVGALTLPPPWIVIAAFAALAWWVAGRRVGIGTAAGLLFLWNLQLWHATMETLTLVLFATAVAVAIAMPIGILGGLSERFHRAIMPVLDFMQTMPAFVYLIPAIPFFGLGQVSAMFATVIFSMPPAIRLTTLGIRQVPRELVEAADAFGATRRQKLFKVQLPLAVPTIMAGINQTIMLALSMVVIAAMIGAGGLGGEVWRAIQRLQPGAGFEAGIAIVIVAMILDRVTQRIGQKRKTHS
- a CDS encoding quaternary amine ABC transporter ATP-binding protein produces the protein MPKIRIRDLTKFFGEPAGPALKLLEQGLDRKEILARTGLTLGIANVSFDVDQGEIVVVMGLSGCGKSTLIRCINRLIEPTSGSVEIDGRDIARLSDSEVRALRRSKFGMVFQNFALFPHKTIVDNVAFGLEVQGATPADRASRAQESLRQVGLDGWEHAYPDQLSGGMQQRVGLARALAVDPDILLMDEAFSALDPLIRRDMQQELIALQARVRKTIVFITHDLDEALKLGDRIVLMKDGYVVQIGTPEEILESPANRYVERFVEDVDKSQVLTAATVMRDPGVLAFVHEGPRAVLHNMERVSYSSLLVLNRDKTLAGYVLAEDAASAIQRGDRDISGILRTDAPHVGPDEPLTGLIERLVDTRVPVSVIDPENGRLLGTVVRSNVLAALADSRGRGNGREPEAGSEAGGAIDEAPAA